From Flavobacterium alkalisoli, the proteins below share one genomic window:
- a CDS encoding tyrosine-type recombinase/integrase: MERFRMRVPVLKNKSERTRHANRIVAEINKKLASGWSPWLETPGKSFKAFEEGCNRFLDNTEKEIGDGIKRPDTLRAYKSYLNMIKTYLQEKAIKITFAIEFNKDVAIGYLDWIYYERQNSPNTYNNHLQFLCTFGNFLIERGYIKENPTNEISKKRKQLKKRKVIDPHIKTLLSEKLPLFNFNYYALCMVTYYCMVRRTEITKLKVSDFNLTEDYITIPGTVSKNRKDEYVTIPKELKVILERHFEGAQYNNFAFSANDFKAGKHQLPPKRISDSWVQVRKHLGLGTQFQFYSLKDTGITDLFGLGISPLKIRDQARHYDLKITELYTPRSGGGDESLKNSGAKF, from the coding sequence ATGGAACGCTTCAGAATGCGCGTACCAGTATTAAAAAACAAGTCAGAACGCACCCGTCATGCTAACAGAATTGTTGCCGAAATCAATAAAAAGCTTGCTTCAGGATGGTCGCCTTGGCTTGAAACGCCGGGTAAATCTTTCAAAGCGTTTGAGGAAGGTTGCAACAGGTTCTTAGATAATACCGAAAAAGAGATAGGAGATGGCATCAAACGGCCTGATACACTCAGGGCTTATAAGTCATATCTAAATATGATTAAAACCTACTTACAGGAAAAAGCGATCAAAATTACCTTTGCTATTGAATTTAATAAGGATGTTGCAATCGGATATCTTGACTGGATCTATTATGAAAGGCAAAATTCTCCCAATACGTATAACAATCACCTGCAATTCCTTTGCACATTCGGAAATTTTTTAATTGAGCGCGGATATATTAAAGAGAATCCGACTAACGAAATCTCGAAGAAAAGAAAACAGCTTAAAAAACGTAAGGTAATAGACCCACACATCAAGACTTTACTTAGTGAGAAGCTCCCACTTTTCAATTTTAATTATTACGCCTTGTGTATGGTGACTTATTACTGCATGGTAAGACGTACAGAAATTACAAAGCTGAAAGTATCGGACTTTAATCTCACTGAAGATTATATAACGATACCTGGAACGGTAAGTAAAAACAGAAAGGACGAATATGTTACCATTCCTAAAGAGCTTAAAGTAATACTTGAAAGACATTTCGAAGGGGCGCAATACAACAATTTTGCATTTTCGGCCAATGATTTTAAAGCCGGAAAACATCAATTACCACCGAAACGTATTTCTGATTCATGGGTACAGGTCAGAAAGCATTTAGGTTTAGGCACCCAGTTTCAGTTTTACAGCTTAAAAGATACCGGGATAACTGACTTATTCGGACTTGGAATTTCGCCTTTAAAAATTCGTGATCAGGCACGCCACTATGATTTGAAGATTACTGAACTGTACACTCCGAGAAGCGGGGGAGGGGATGAATCTTTAAAAAACTCAGGTGCAAAATTCTAG
- a CDS encoding P-loop NTPase family protein → MTGGQGSGKTRFLFQVMNAFAQNYRCGHASMEEHPESSLYEDKALQYLNATALNNVDNPEVKSLQDLEKLIEENEVIFIDSFQKLQELIPRYEVDKDLRKKYDGKLFVIVFQQTSNGSMRGGTKSQFDGDIILMTEKFEDYRENYIYPDKNRYNSIPTPELKFNIYSGTMLRTEGAGNTEIEGVTVDLEKLNFDVE, encoded by the coding sequence ATGACTGGAGGGCAAGGAAGCGGTAAAACGCGTTTTTTATTCCAGGTAATGAATGCCTTTGCTCAAAATTATCGTTGTGGCCATGCTTCAATGGAGGAACACCCTGAATCATCATTATACGAAGATAAGGCATTGCAATACTTAAACGCTACCGCTTTAAATAATGTAGATAACCCGGAAGTTAAAAGCCTTCAGGATCTCGAAAAACTAATCGAGGAAAATGAGGTAATTTTTATTGACAGTTTCCAAAAGCTACAGGAATTAATTCCGAGATATGAGGTAGATAAAGACCTTAGAAAAAAGTACGATGGAAAACTCTTTGTAATTGTTTTTCAGCAAACCTCTAACGGTTCTATGCGCGGTGGTACTAAATCGCAATTTGACGGTGATATAATCCTTATGACAGAGAAATTTGAGGATTACAGGGAAAACTATATCTATCCCGATAAAAACCGCTATAACAGCATTCCTACGCCTGAATTGAAATTTAATATATACTCTGGTACAATGTTACGGACTGAAGGCGCAGGCAATACAGAAATTGAAGGCGTAACAGTCGATTTAGAGAAACTAAACTTTGATGTTGAATAA
- a CDS encoding ArdC family protein has protein sequence MSVVDKFNSLLGKQVTKKQILALIEEARNEEQFAIVERLQSVLLSNPKDSKLRFSKLSAPAIEVVPESFIRCLDCLEDTDENIIGLGKAVSPNEIYQMITDKMIDKIKEANSSDYKRKWKSGIFDTTGYTIPFNFVSKNRYRGINVILLTELEPMANPFFLTFKQIEDLGGRLRKGSKGFPVVYFTLLYKYVDADKKVDIASYDLKKYIQLLKDNKKHIPEFQNGFTAEEIAQMHKLPILKYYNVFNGVDIDGIDFDLDNFKNGFIEQPITTDSEEKMPIPEAIVTHYPSPQPGLKFGGDRAFYSPTNDSVTLPHFKSFETAQDYYRTLFHEFAHSTGHPDRLERDFSGSFGSKKYAFEELVAEFAATFLCAEAGILWHTNTNHPAYLKSWNAALTHLEDDNRFLMRAATEAQKAADFILQIDKNGEPKYYNDLKKITAAKPKVTVTKKKASTKKGPASTNAKTPIKPLVKSVVKNTQDKPRVNRKRTISSNKKLENSNKQFDLFGLNGRKKQTGLKAAAIENIEVVAEVVNPVIETVPAVPQPRPGSIAHRLQQKQNVVREYYRIDNQEISDFLGRIEKKNQRECSYYHDWRARKR, from the coding sequence ATGAGTGTAGTCGATAAATTTAATAGCCTTTTAGGCAAACAGGTAACTAAAAAACAAATTTTGGCTCTTATTGAGGAAGCAAGAAACGAGGAACAGTTTGCAATAGTTGAGCGTTTGCAGTCTGTACTCCTTTCTAATCCAAAAGATTCAAAATTACGTTTTAGTAAGCTTTCTGCTCCAGCAATTGAAGTGGTGCCGGAAAGCTTTATCCGTTGTCTTGACTGCCTTGAAGATACAGACGAAAATATTATCGGGCTTGGTAAGGCTGTTTCACCTAATGAAATCTATCAAATGATAACCGATAAGATGATAGATAAAATTAAGGAAGCAAATTCATCTGACTATAAAAGAAAATGGAAATCGGGAATCTTTGACACTACAGGTTATACTATTCCTTTCAACTTTGTGAGTAAAAACAGATACAGAGGAATTAATGTTATTCTGCTTACTGAACTTGAGCCTATGGCAAACCCTTTCTTTTTGACTTTCAAGCAAATAGAAGATTTAGGAGGTCGACTGAGGAAAGGCAGTAAAGGTTTCCCTGTTGTTTATTTTACACTACTGTACAAATATGTAGATGCTGATAAAAAAGTCGATATCGCAAGCTATGATCTTAAAAAATATATCCAGTTACTAAAGGATAACAAAAAACATATTCCTGAATTTCAAAACGGTTTTACGGCCGAGGAAATTGCTCAAATGCACAAGTTACCAATCCTGAAATATTACAACGTTTTTAATGGTGTTGATATTGATGGGATTGATTTTGATTTAGATAATTTCAAAAATGGTTTTATTGAGCAGCCAATCACTACCGATAGTGAGGAAAAAATGCCAATTCCCGAAGCAATTGTTACCCATTATCCTAGTCCGCAACCTGGTTTAAAATTTGGTGGTGACAGGGCGTTTTATTCTCCTACTAATGATAGCGTTACCCTACCACATTTTAAAAGCTTTGAGACGGCTCAGGATTATTATAGAACGTTGTTTCATGAATTTGCTCACAGTACTGGCCATCCTGATAGGCTAGAAAGAGATTTTTCAGGAAGTTTCGGGTCTAAAAAATATGCATTTGAAGAATTAGTCGCTGAATTTGCTGCTACTTTCCTATGTGCAGAAGCGGGTATTTTATGGCATACCAATACTAACCACCCGGCTTACCTTAAATCATGGAATGCAGCGTTAACGCATTTGGAAGATGATAACCGTTTTCTAATGCGTGCAGCTACAGAAGCACAAAAAGCCGCTGATTTTATTTTACAAATTGATAAAAACGGAGAGCCAAAATATTATAATGACCTAAAGAAGATTACAGCAGCTAAACCAAAGGTTACGGTTACAAAGAAAAAGGCATCTACAAAAAAGGGCCCTGCATCAACCAATGCGAAAACACCCATAAAACCTTTGGTTAAGTCTGTTGTAAAAAACACTCAGGATAAGCCAAGAGTTAACCGAAAGAGAACTATTTCTTCTAATAAAAAATTAGAGAACTCTAATAAACAATTCGACCTTTTCGGGCTTAATGGCCGTAAAAAGCAAACTGGTTTAAAAGCCGCAGCAATAGAAAATATAGAGGTTGTAGCTGAAGTAGTAAACCCTGTTATTGAAACTGTTCCGGCAGTTCCTCAACCGCGCCCTGGTTCTATAGCTCATAGGCTGCAACAAAAACAAAATGTGGTTAGAGAATATTACAGAATAGATAACCAAGAAATAAGCGATTTTTTAGGAAGGATTGAAAAAAAAAACCAAAGAGAGTGTAGTTATTACCATGACTGGAGGGCAAGGAAGCGGTAA
- a CDS encoding M23 family metallopeptidase, with amino-acid sequence MGYKKILYIGGGIALIALLMKGNKAFAALTPNQQLRGCDPLGCGHFGAPRGTRTHQGIDIIATPGQDILSPITGKVNRIAYPYASDMSYKRLEIENEQYTVKIFYIAPAVPVGSVVMAGSKIAVAQNISAKHGASMINHVHIEVRNALGKLIDPTTLF; translated from the coding sequence ATGGGGTACAAAAAAATTCTTTACATCGGGGGCGGTATAGCCTTAATAGCATTACTTATGAAAGGAAACAAAGCTTTTGCCGCATTAACGCCAAACCAGCAGCTTAGAGGCTGCGACCCGTTAGGATGCGGGCATTTTGGCGCACCTAGAGGTACACGTACACATCAGGGAATTGATATTATAGCAACACCCGGGCAGGATATACTTTCACCTATTACAGGGAAGGTAAACCGAATTGCTTATCCCTATGCCTCAGATATGAGTTATAAGAGACTGGAGATAGAAAACGAACAATACACCGTCAAAATATTTTACATAGCTCCTGCCGTTCCTGTTGGTTCAGTTGTAATGGCAGGAAGTAAAATTGCGGTAGCTCAAAATATAAGTGCCAAACATGGTGCATCAATGATTAACCACGTACATATTGAAGTACGCAATGCACTGGGAAAATTAATAGACCCTACAACCTTGTTTTAG
- a CDS encoding annexin produces MDAKTKKTVLIAAGVIAAGVVLYYVVKKKTDSSGAIIDPITGGTSTAIFDAGKVAEKLYDAMKESGTDEQAIFAALKNVNASQFDQVFQKFGKRSYNKFLGNQIRVNPFSPLPLEPLNVWLKTELSSDDYYALSLKYNQL; encoded by the coding sequence ATGGATGCAAAAACTAAAAAAACAGTCTTAATAGCTGCCGGAGTAATCGCCGCAGGTGTGGTACTGTATTATGTGGTTAAAAAGAAAACCGATTCTTCCGGTGCCATTATCGACCCAATTACAGGCGGTACTAGCACAGCCATTTTTGATGCGGGTAAAGTAGCCGAAAAGCTTTATGATGCCATGAAGGAAAGCGGTACAGATGAACAGGCCATATTCGCAGCTTTAAAGAATGTAAACGCATCACAGTTTGACCAGGTGTTTCAAAAGTTTGGCAAACGCAGCTATAATAAGTTTTTGGGTAATCAGATAAGAGTAAACCCATTTAGCCCCCTACCGCTAGAGCCATTGAATGTATGGCTTAAAACCGAGTTGTCAAGTGATGATTATTACGCACTGAGTTTAAAATATAATCAACTATAA